The Salvelinus alpinus chromosome 21, SLU_Salpinus.1, whole genome shotgun sequence genome has a segment encoding these proteins:
- the LOC139547923 gene encoding caspase a-like isoform X2 translates to MVRNKGSKASEKMIARVQKRDPGLYDKLGLDPRLPAKMTPSSPQLSQQEEHQVSSDLIPSTKDFKKDILQRKGCEIYPPMDKSGRKRLALLINNVEFDDKNMLRRGAVKDEENIERLLRDLGYDVVKHRNLSGQEMDEAVKAFSKREEHLLSDSVFVVMMSHGELGAIMGVHYKEGEPKPDVFPITNIFTHLNTDNCKALVNKPKVILIQACRGDNDGLVWVSDTVPGPSHDLELESDSIWREHNEKDFISLLSCTPDTKSYRDPKMGTFFVQHIMETFNTYACDDHIEELFRKVMVCFEKTHMRKSRQMPTKDRVTLTKQFYLFPGL, encoded by the exons ATGGTGCGGAACAAAGGGAGCAAAGCCAGTGAGAAGATGATTGCCCGAGTTCAGAAGAGAGATCCTGGACTTTATGACAAATTGGGTCTGGACCCCAGGCTGCCGGCCAAGATGA CACCATCATCGCCCCAGTTATCACAGCAGGAGGAGCACCAGGTGTCCTCTGACCTCATCCCCAGCACAAAGGACTTTAAGAAGGACATTCTTCAGAGGAAGGGTTGCGAG ATTTACCCTCCAATGGATAAGTCTGGTCGGAAGCGCCTGGCCCTGCTCATAAACAACGTGGAGTTTGATGATAAGAACATGCTGAGACGAGGTGCAGTGAAGGACGAGGAGAACATAGAGAGGCTTCTCAGGGATCTGGGATATGATGTGGTGAAACACAGAAACCTGTCTGGACAG GAGATGGACGAGGCTGTGAAAGCATTCTCTAAACGTGAGGAGCACTTATTGTCAGACAGTGTCTTCGTGGTGATGATGTCTCACGGGGAGCTGGGAGCCATCATGGGTGTCCACTACAAGGAAGGGGAACCTAAACCTGATGTCTTTCCCATCACCAACATCTTCACACACCTGAATACAGATAACTGCAAAGCACTGGTTAACAAACCCAAAGTCATCCTCATTCAGGCCTGCAGGGGAG ACAATGACGGGCTTGTTTGGGTCAGTGACACGGTGCCTGGGCCCAGCCATGACCTGGAGTTAGAGAGTGACTCAATCTGGAGGGAGCACAACGAAAAGGACTtcatctccctcctgtcctgTACACCAG ATACTAAGTCCTACAGAGATCCAAAGATGGGCACCTTTTTTGTCCAACACATCATGGAGACATTCAACACCTATGCCTGTGATGATCATATAGAAGAGTTATTCAGGAAG GTCATGGTTTGCTTTGAAAAGACCCACATGAGAAAAAGCAGACAGATGCCAACCAAAGACCGAGTCA
- the LOC139547923 gene encoding caspase a-like isoform X1 gives MADKVLFNARKTFIDSVTKPVIKQLLDDLLEDQVLNDEETDSVTEENSTKTKQARCLIDMVRNKGSKASEKMIARVQKRDPGLYDKLGLDPRLPAKMTPSSPQLSQQEEHQVSSDLIPSTKDFKKDILQRKGCEIYPPMDKSGRKRLALLINNVEFDDKNMLRRGAVKDEENIERLLRDLGYDVVKHRNLSGQEMDEAVKAFSKREEHLLSDSVFVVMMSHGELGAIMGVHYKEGEPKPDVFPITNIFTHLNTDNCKALVNKPKVILIQACRGDNDGLVWVSDTVPGPSHDLELESDSIWREHNEKDFISLLSCTPDTKSYRDPKMGTFFVQHIMETFNTYACDDHIEELFRKVMVCFEKTHMRKSRQMPTKDRVTLTKQFYLFPGL, from the exons ACAAGGTACTCTTCAATGCTCGGAAGACATTCATAGACAGTGTGACGAAGCCAGTGATCAAGCAGCTCCTGGACGACCTTTTGGAAGACCAGGTGCTGAACGATGAAGAAACAGACTCAGTAACAGAGGAGAACAGCACTAAGACAAAGCAGGCACGATGCCTCATCGATATGGTGCGGAACAAAGGGAGCAAAGCCAGTGAGAAGATGATTGCCCGAGTTCAGAAGAGAGATCCTGGACTTTATGACAAATTGGGTCTGGACCCCAGGCTGCCGGCCAAGATGA CACCATCATCGCCCCAGTTATCACAGCAGGAGGAGCACCAGGTGTCCTCTGACCTCATCCCCAGCACAAAGGACTTTAAGAAGGACATTCTTCAGAGGAAGGGTTGCGAG ATTTACCCTCCAATGGATAAGTCTGGTCGGAAGCGCCTGGCCCTGCTCATAAACAACGTGGAGTTTGATGATAAGAACATGCTGAGACGAGGTGCAGTGAAGGACGAGGAGAACATAGAGAGGCTTCTCAGGGATCTGGGATATGATGTGGTGAAACACAGAAACCTGTCTGGACAG GAGATGGACGAGGCTGTGAAAGCATTCTCTAAACGTGAGGAGCACTTATTGTCAGACAGTGTCTTCGTGGTGATGATGTCTCACGGGGAGCTGGGAGCCATCATGGGTGTCCACTACAAGGAAGGGGAACCTAAACCTGATGTCTTTCCCATCACCAACATCTTCACACACCTGAATACAGATAACTGCAAAGCACTGGTTAACAAACCCAAAGTCATCCTCATTCAGGCCTGCAGGGGAG ACAATGACGGGCTTGTTTGGGTCAGTGACACGGTGCCTGGGCCCAGCCATGACCTGGAGTTAGAGAGTGACTCAATCTGGAGGGAGCACAACGAAAAGGACTtcatctccctcctgtcctgTACACCAG ATACTAAGTCCTACAGAGATCCAAAGATGGGCACCTTTTTTGTCCAACACATCATGGAGACATTCAACACCTATGCCTGTGATGATCATATAGAAGAGTTATTCAGGAAG GTCATGGTTTGCTTTGAAAAGACCCACATGAGAAAAAGCAGACAGATGCCAACCAAAGACCGAGTCA